AGGCGCGCATCGCGCGGGGCTTCCTGATTCCCCGGCAGTTCGCGGAGAACGGCATTCCGGACGGGCTGGTCACCTTCGAGGACGCCGGGCTCGACGAGATCATCCAGCGGTACACCAAGGAGGCGGGGGTCCGCGAGCTGGAGCGCTCCATTGCGGGCATCTGCCGCAAGACCGCCCGCCGTGTCGTCGAGGAAAAGGCGCGCGGCCATGTCTCCGTGGACGCCAAAGTCGTCGGGGACCTTCTGGGGCCGCCCATCTATTCCGCGGTGCACCCCGAGGCCGTGGCCGAGCCGGGCGTCGCCGTGGGCATGGCGTGGACCCAGGCGGGGGGCGACATTCTCCGCATTGAGACCAGCGTCATGTCCGGCAAGGGGGGCCTCGCCCTCACGGGGCAGCTGGGCGAGGTGATGAAGGAGTCGGCCGCCGCCGCCTACACCTACCTGCGCGCGAACACGAAGGCGCTGGGGGTTCCGGCGGACTTCCACAAGAAATACGACCTCCACGTCCACGTGCCCGAGGGCGCCATCCCCAAGGACGGGCCCTCCGCAGGCGTCGCCATTCTGGTGTCCATGATGTCCGCCCTGGTGAACCGCGCCCCCGCGGACGCCCTGTCCATGACCGGTGAAATCACCCTGCGCGGCCGGGTGCTGCCCGTTGGCGGCGTCAAGGAAAAGGTGCTCGCCGCGCGCCGCGCGGGCATCCGCACCATCATCCTCCCCAGGGACAACGAGAAAGACTTCCCCGACCTGCCCGCCGAGGTTCTCAAGGAGGTCCGCTTCGTGCTCGTGGACAACGTCAACGACGCGCTGAAGGCCGCGTTTCCCGCCGCGCCGGCCAAACGCCGCGCCGCGAAGCCCCGGAAAGCCTCTTGAAGATCACCAGCGCCACATTTCTGAAAAGCGCCTCCCTGCCGGAGCACTTTCCCGGCGACGGCCGCCCCGAGGTGGCCTTCGTGGGAAGGTCCAACGTGGGCAAATCCTCCCTGCTCAACACCCTGCTCCGCCGCAAGGGGCTGGCCAAGACGAGCAGCGCCCCCGGAAAGACGCGGCTGGTCAATTTCTTCGACGTGAACGGCCGCTTCTACTACGTGGATCTTCCGGGCTACGGTTTCGCCAAGGCCCCCAAGTCCATGCGTGACGAATGGGTGGTCCTCATGCGCGACTATCTGGGCGGGCGCGAGTCCCTGAGACTGGCCGCCCTGCTGCTGGACATCCGGCACAAGCCCTCCGCCCAGGACGCCGAAATGGTGGAGATGCTCGAATCCTACGAGCGCCCGACCGTCCTCGTGGCCACCAAGGCGGACAAGCTGTCCCGCAACCAGCAGGGCGCCGGCGTGGCCGCCATCCGCCGCGAGCTGGGCCTGGACCGCGAAGCCCTGATCATCCCGTTCTCCTCCGAGACGGGGCAGGGCCGCCGCGAACTGCTCGCCGTCATCGGCGACGTGTTCGGCGCCCCCCCCGCGCAGGGGGAGGAGGACTAGAAGGGCGTCACCTCCAGGGTGCAGCCCTGGCTTTCCGGGGTGAATTCCGCGCGCGCCGCGCCCGGGCCGCGCCGCCGGATGTTTCCTGTGACATTCACCGCGCCCTTTTCGCCCTGGTCCTCCTCCGTCTTGAGCGCCGCGCGGTCCAGGCAGTCATACACGGCGCAATCCACAAACTCCACGCCGCCGTGCCGCCGGGTGATGCTGTCCCGGTTGAGCGAGAGGACCAGGGGCCACCACGGGTGCTTTTCCGTGGAGCGCGTCGCCGTGTTGCGGAAATTGCATCCGCTGAAGCGCACCAGCGCGGCCTCCGCCGATTTGTCGTAGACGTAGGCGCCGCCGTTCCGGGTGTTCTCGACCGTGCAGTTGCGGAACTCGATCAGGCCGGAGGGGCCGTCGTCGCCCACCGCCCCCACGCCGATGCCCTGGTCGTTCCCGCTGCGCACATGGCAGTTTTCAAAGAGGATGGAGAGGGGTTCGGAGGTCTTGCGGAGCGGCTTGAGGTACACGAGGATGCCCGCGCCCCAGTTGTTGGCCATGACGCAGTTGCGCACCGTCACGTTCACGAGGCACTCGTTCGCGCTGTTGGGCTCCAGGTCTATCCCCGCCTGCGGCGCCGTGCCTTTGGTCCCGAAAAAGCGGCAGTTCTCAATCAGCAGGTTCTTCGCGCTGATCACGCTGATGCCCTGGCGGTGGTGGTTCCAGCACAGCACGTCCCGGATGACCACCTCCTCGCAGCGGGGGAGCGCCTCCGTCGCGCCGAGGTAGATGCCGTCGCCGCCGCTGTTCTCCAGCGACAGGCCCTCCACGCGGATGTTGCGGCACCCGGAGAAGGTCAGCGTGGTCCGCCATTCGGCCTTCTCATAGGCGTCGGACTGGTAGTCCGCCTTGCGCATCCGCAGCCGCGCGCCGTACCCGCGCACGGTGATGTTCTGCGCGTCCTTCGCGGAGAAGAGGCTGTCGCCCCCGCCCTTGAACTCCCCGGGCTTGGCGAGCACCACCACGCCCGGCTCGAAGACCAG
This Candidatus Hydrogenedentota bacterium DNA region includes the following protein-coding sequences:
- a CDS encoding YihA family ribosome biogenesis GTP-binding protein, with product MKITSATFLKSASLPEHFPGDGRPEVAFVGRSNVGKSSLLNTLLRRKGLAKTSSAPGKTRLVNFFDVNGRFYYVDLPGYGFAKAPKSMRDEWVVLMRDYLGGRESLRLAALLLDIRHKPSAQDAEMVEMLESYERPTVLVATKADKLSRNQQGAGVAAIRRELGLDREALIIPFSSETGQGRRELLAVIGDVFGAPPAQGEED